The nucleotide sequence AGGCGCCTTGCGTGGTGATTACAAGCGATTGGCCGCTTCGCCTGTTTGGCCCAACAGTTGCGTCAGGCGAGCTTCCCGTTCGTCGGCGGGGCGTTTGGCCAGCGCCGCCACTTCGGTATGGAAGCGCTGCCAGTCCCGTTCGCACTCTTCGAACAGGGCGGAAAAAGCGGCTACCCAACGGTCATACAGGCCGAACGGCACCAGGGTGGCATTGTTCAGCGGCTGGGCGAACCAGCGATCGAAACGCCGATCGCCGCCCCACTGGGTATCACGCAAGGTTCGGTAGGCCTGGCGCAGGCGCATGAATTCGGCCTGTTTGAGCTGGCGTAGCTCTTCCTCGGAGCGCGGCGACGCGTACAGCTCGGCCAGGCGCTCGCGGGTCGCCAGCAATAGCTCCACCAGTTGTCGGTAGCGTGCCCGAGCCTGTGCCGCCTGCTCGGGCAGGCCACGGCTGGCCTGCCATTGCCGCAACCCTTCACGCTCTACAAAGCTGGCGTAGGACTCGTTGAACGCCGTGTCGCCGGGCAGGTAAAGCTGCTGGTGGGCCAGCTCATGGAAGATCAGCCCGGCCAGTTGCTCATCGTTGCGCCGCAGCATGGTGTTGAGCAGCGGATCATCGAACCAGCCCAGGGTCGAATAGGCTTCCACGCCGGCGACCAGGGTATCCAGGCCCTTGGCCTGCAACCGCGCCGCCGCACCACGCGCTGCGCCCTGACGGTAGTAGCCGCGGTAGGCCACGCAGCCGGCGATAGGGAAGCAGTGCTGCAGCGGCTCGACGGAAAACTCCTCGGTGGCAAACAGATTCCACACCACGTAAGGACGCTGCAGGTCGGCGTAGAGCCGATAACTGCTGTTGTCCGGCAGACCCAGCGCACTGCTGGCGAAATCACGCGCCTGCTGCGCCTGGTCGAGGCGCTGGCGCAGGGCCTGGTCACGGCTTTCATCGGCGATCAGCGCCGCCACCGGTTGACGCGCACGTAACAACTCCAGTTGCCCCTGTGCCAGTTGCCCGTAGTAGCTGCTGCAACCATTCAGACCGACGGCCAGCAACAGGGGAACCCAGCGCAGACGCAGGCGGTCGATCAAGGCGGCGTTGAGCTTCGACATGGGGCAACCTATGGAAATGCGGCGCAGACACCCTACAAAGCGGTACGGCGGACGGCAATCCCGCCGTATCGACCCCTCCAGCCGGAGTTCTAGCATGCGTGGTTTCCTTGTCGCCCTGTTGATTTCAAGCCTGGCCGGCTGCTCGCTGTGGATGCCCAAGCCCGACCCGACCCAGGCCTGGATCGACCTGGAGCCGCTGGAGAAAACCGACCTGCAGGCGCTGGCAGTGGATGGCCGCCGCCTGGATGACGACCGCTACTTTCAGGTCCAGCCCGGCAGTCGCACGCTGGAGATGCGCTATCGCTTTCAGGTAGAGGGCGCCGATATCGGTCCCGG is from Pseudomonas saudiphocaensis and encodes:
- a CDS encoding aminopeptidase; the encoded protein is MSKLNAALIDRLRLRWVPLLLAVGLNGCSSYYGQLAQGQLELLRARQPVAALIADESRDQALRQRLDQAQQARDFASSALGLPDNSSYRLYADLQRPYVVWNLFATEEFSVEPLQHCFPIAGCVAYRGYYRQGAARGAAARLQAKGLDTLVAGVEAYSTLGWFDDPLLNTMLRRNDEQLAGLIFHELAHQQLYLPGDTAFNESYASFVEREGLRQWQASRGLPEQAAQARARYRQLVELLLATRERLAELYASPRSEEELRQLKQAEFMRLRQAYRTLRDTQWGGDRRFDRWFAQPLNNATLVPFGLYDRWVAAFSALFEECERDWQRFHTEVAALAKRPADEREARLTQLLGQTGEAANRL